Proteins co-encoded in one Luteolibacter sp. Y139 genomic window:
- a CDS encoding acyl carrier protein, with the protein MAQGAELRQKIKEVMVEELMLDFDAGEIADETAIFGAGGLGLDSVDALQLVVAIEKHFGLKIADAEKAKGVLQSVETIAKAIEEKG; encoded by the coding sequence ATGGCTCAAGGCGCGGAACTCCGGCAAAAAATCAAGGAAGTGATGGTCGAGGAATTGATGCTCGACTTCGATGCAGGGGAGATCGCCGATGAAACCGCGATCTTCGGTGCCGGTGGGCTTGGATTGGATTCCGTGGATGCGCTCCAGCTGGTCGTGGCCATCGAGAAGCATTTCGGCCTGAAGATCGCCGACGCCGAGAAGGCGAAGGGCGTGCTGCAAAGCGTGGAGACCATCGCGAAGGCGATCGAGGAGAAGGGTTGA
- a CDS encoding patatin-like phospholipase family protein: MPPNSGHDPGLAVCLSSSFFGYYAHLGVLNAMEEAGLRPGRIAGASAGAMAGGLWAAGLRGKELGKVIYDFHFRRAFFDLGAFYRWPGILTGLAGAGLLSGVRLRRYLGRVLGERRIEDLRSPRLEIAVANLTKSQSEIRSRGPLIDFIIASCAMPVLFQPQKIEGEEFLDGGVANETPFDHWLEDPLIHTIVVHRIRHASGMKGLPWRTPGGIMGDCHRLVSGELLRRRIDEAEMAGKRLILLETGHDHPGLLHGGKSRSFFAAGEETFRRSPLAMVPARTGREIPLSPAERAS; the protein is encoded by the coding sequence ATGCCACCCAACTCCGGCCACGATCCGGGACTGGCGGTCTGCCTGTCCTCGTCGTTTTTCGGCTACTATGCCCACCTCGGCGTCTTGAATGCGATGGAGGAGGCGGGCTTGCGGCCTGGGCGGATCGCGGGCGCCTCTGCCGGGGCGATGGCGGGCGGATTGTGGGCGGCGGGTTTGCGGGGCAAGGAGCTGGGGAAGGTGATCTACGACTTCCATTTCCGCCGGGCGTTCTTCGATCTCGGGGCTTTTTACCGCTGGCCGGGAATTCTCACGGGGCTTGCCGGAGCGGGGCTGCTTTCCGGGGTGCGGCTGCGCCGTTACCTCGGGCGGGTCCTCGGTGAACGGCGGATCGAGGATTTGCGGAGCCCGCGGCTGGAAATCGCGGTCGCCAATCTCACGAAATCGCAGAGCGAGATTCGGAGCCGAGGCCCGCTGATTGATTTCATCATCGCGAGCTGTGCGATGCCGGTGCTGTTCCAGCCGCAGAAGATTGAGGGAGAGGAGTTTCTCGATGGCGGGGTGGCGAATGAAACGCCGTTTGACCACTGGCTTGAAGACCCGCTGATCCACACGATCGTCGTCCATCGCATCCGCCATGCTTCGGGGATGAAGGGACTGCCGTGGCGGACGCCCGGCGGAATTATGGGGGACTGCCACCGCTTGGTTTCCGGGGAGTTGCTGCGCCGCCGGATCGACGAGGCTGAGATGGCGGGGAAGCGGCTGATTCTTTTGGAAACCGGGCACGATCATCCGGGGCTGCTCCATGGCGGGAAGTCCCGCAGTTTCTTTGCTGCGGGGGAGGAGACGTTCCGGCGCTCGCCGCTGGCGATGGTGCCAGCGCGGACTGGGCGAGAAATTCCCCTTTCCCCCGCGGAAAGGGCGTCCTAG
- a CDS encoding lysylphosphatidylglycerol synthase transmembrane domain-containing protein, with protein MKKWLLFLAKLAFTVGCLWWALSGQRLEESASFWPKNPEWTWALAAIALGGVTVFLSAFRWWLLLVAQGIPVGLWRVSQLTLIGGLFNLMGVSSVTGDAAKIFLLIRDHREQKLAITMSVLVDHLVGLVAMALTFFAVTAGRFQAVESQSELGKTAIKFGWVYFSGGLAMVGLMFVMASPWVNDRIHKRVTNPRIAKMRKVPDIYDVFRKKWKLVLPALAASVVMLPIYYATFWCGVRFVGSDTGFVSVFAAMPVVDAASAMPVSISGIGVREIALKTLMSDLVGLEPGISVLGSLVGFATGTLFWAFAGGLLFLRPSNRTSMKEIEETTQEAEA; from the coding sequence ATGAAGAAGTGGCTGCTCTTTCTGGCGAAGCTGGCTTTTACCGTGGGCTGCCTGTGGTGGGCCCTGTCCGGGCAGCGTCTTGAGGAATCCGCTTCGTTTTGGCCAAAGAATCCAGAGTGGACGTGGGCGCTGGCTGCGATCGCGCTCGGGGGTGTGACGGTGTTCCTATCGGCCTTCCGCTGGTGGCTGTTGCTGGTGGCGCAAGGGATTCCGGTCGGCCTGTGGCGGGTGAGCCAGCTCACGCTGATCGGCGGGCTTTTCAATCTGATGGGCGTCAGCAGCGTCACGGGTGACGCGGCGAAGATCTTCCTGCTGATCCGCGATCATCGGGAGCAGAAGCTGGCCATCACCATGTCGGTGCTGGTGGATCACCTGGTGGGCCTGGTGGCGATGGCGCTGACTTTCTTCGCGGTCACTGCGGGCCGCTTCCAAGCGGTGGAATCGCAGAGCGAACTGGGAAAGACGGCGATCAAGTTCGGCTGGGTGTATTTCAGCGGTGGCTTGGCCATGGTCGGGCTGATGTTCGTGATGGCCAGCCCGTGGGTGAACGACCGGATCCACAAGCGCGTCACGAATCCGCGGATCGCCAAGATGCGGAAAGTCCCGGACATCTACGATGTCTTCCGGAAGAAGTGGAAGCTGGTGCTGCCTGCGCTGGCGGCCAGCGTTGTGATGCTGCCGATCTACTACGCCACTTTCTGGTGCGGTGTCCGTTTTGTCGGCAGCGATACCGGGTTCGTTTCGGTTTTCGCCGCGATGCCGGTGGTGGATGCGGCGAGTGCGATGCCGGTTTCGATTTCGGGCATCGGGGTCCGCGAGATTGCGCTGAAGACGCTAATGAGCGATCTGGTCGGGCTTGAACCGGGGATTTCGGTGCTCGGGTCCTTGGTCGGATTTGCGACCGGAACGCTGTTCTGGGCGTTTGCCGGAGGTCTGCTATTCTTGCGCCCGTCCAACCGGACATCGATGAAGGAAATCGAGGAAACCACCCAAGAAGCGGAAGCATGA
- a CDS encoding SDR family oxidoreductase, which yields MTILITGGNGGLGSGIGRYFLEKDPEAKVWLGVRSNRSQAEALAAEFSGRCGLVDLEVTSKESWENAVAAILEADGRLDVLVNNAGLHRDHLLATMPDEAWTSVISANLDAVFLGCRAVIRPMMGQRFGRIINISSLSAILPPLGQTNYAAAKAGVVALTQTLAKEVARAGITVNAILPGYIATEALAHMDEEAAKRAKAGIPMRRFGTPAEVASAVLFLACHDAGYVTGSALKIDGGIF from the coding sequence ATGACCATTCTCATCACTGGCGGCAATGGCGGGCTCGGGTCCGGCATCGGGCGCTATTTCCTGGAAAAAGATCCCGAGGCCAAGGTGTGGCTCGGAGTTCGTAGCAATCGTTCCCAAGCCGAGGCACTGGCCGCGGAGTTTTCCGGTCGCTGTGGCTTGGTCGATCTCGAGGTGACCTCGAAGGAAAGCTGGGAGAATGCTGTGGCTGCGATCCTCGAAGCCGATGGCCGGCTCGATGTGCTCGTGAACAATGCCGGATTGCACCGGGACCACTTGCTCGCCACGATGCCGGATGAGGCGTGGACTTCGGTGATCTCGGCGAACCTCGATGCGGTCTTCCTTGGCTGTCGCGCGGTGATCCGGCCGATGATGGGGCAGCGCTTCGGGCGCATCATCAATATCTCCTCCCTCAGCGCGATCCTGCCGCCGCTGGGCCAGACGAACTACGCCGCGGCGAAGGCCGGGGTGGTGGCCCTGACGCAGACGCTGGCGAAGGAGGTCGCGCGGGCTGGGATCACGGTGAATGCGATTTTACCCGGCTACATCGCGACCGAGGCGCTGGCCCACATGGACGAGGAAGCTGCAAAACGCGCGAAAGCGGGCATTCCGATGCGCCGTTTCGGCACCCCTGCCGAGGTGGCATCCGCGGTGCTGTTTCTCGCTTGCCACGATGCGGGCTACGTCACAGGGTCCGCCCTGAAAATCGACGGCGGCATTTTCTAA